One region of Girardinichthys multiradiatus isolate DD_20200921_A chromosome 1, DD_fGirMul_XY1, whole genome shotgun sequence genomic DNA includes:
- the tnni1a gene encoding troponin I, slow skeletal muscle — MPEHVQERKSKISASRKLMLKSLMVTKAKEELEQEILVKEEEKQKYLAEKAPPLNIGGLSFAQLQDLCRELHAKIDVVDEERYDIEAKVMLNTREIKDLNIKVLDLRGKFKRPNLRRVRVSADAILRSLLGSKHKVSMDLRANLKSVKKEDTEKKRPVEDSDWRKNVEAMSGMEGRKKMFDAAKGSAQ; from the exons ATGCCTGAGCATGT ACAAGAG AGGAAATCAAAGATATCAGCCTCAAGGAAGCTCATGCTGAAG AGCTTGATGGTGACAAAGGCAAAGGAGGAACTGGAGCAAGAGATTCTTgtcaaagaggaagaaaaacagaagtaTCTTGCAGAGAAAGCTCCTCCTCTGAACATCGGTGGTCTAAGTTTTGCTCAGCTGCAG GATCTCTGTAGAGAACTCCACGCAAAGATCGATGTGGTTGATGAGGAACGATATGACATTGAAGCCAAAGTTATGCTTAACACGCGTGAG ATTAAAGACCTAAACATCAAGGTTCTGGACCTCAGGGGGAAATTCAAGAGGCCTAATCTTAGACGCGTTCGTGTGTCTGCTGACGCCATTCTTCGCTCGCTGCTGGGCTCCAAGCACAAAGTCTCCATGGACCTCCGAGCTAATCTCAAGTCTGTCAAGAAAGAAGACACTGAGAAG AAGAGGCCAGTGGAGGACAGCGACTGGAGGAAGAATGTGGAGGCCATGTCCGGGATGGAGGGAAGGAAGAAGATGTTTGATGCTGCTAAAGGTTCTGCTCAGTGA
- the lad1 gene encoding ladinin-1, translating into MSISRKNWSALSSLARQWTMEDEEEAEREKRRRVKSSSTADQDGDSSPAPRTPSTSGGSTGTESSSETSQGLSSVEQMQLDFVEMLRARDEKRRMRQVEVLRQQKEEEEGNSNPSSEGEARVVLLGELDVEKGSVFKPQPPAKPSSYSLTSGGNSNARTNSTKTKHGNGESSSRDPTPEPKPASTSARKFVSSMSISFDKTPSGRTTPMSPCSPSAPLSPQDPFPSPCQSTSSHGSQSPVQNGHAQETSSNGSSTTGDFKQAAAKPAFVRQSSRTISFRMMKKKEEESTPLQRSASVRMASKKFETKTDQNEDEDKGSLQRNSRHRISSRSIKEKMEQLAQAAQKSEVSRSPDVTQRTLFLLEEVSRKRGLFEKDHTAQSPTSPGVSRSEFRSFTSGMSDRINTWLNKTNQAGSPLSLDLRHVDISSKRSLFENTGEESFSKVSPEKTHK; encoded by the exons ATGTCGATCAGTCGGAAAAACTGGTCCGCTCTGTCCAG CCTAGCCCGTCAGTGGACAatggaggatgaggaggaggcagagagggagaagaggaggagggtgaagagcagcagCACTGCCGACCAAGATGGGGACTCCAGCCCCGCACCAAGGACACCATCAACAAGTGGTGGCTCCACTGGGACTGAATCTTCCAGTGAGACATCTCAAGGCCTCAGCAG TGTTGAGCAGATGCAGCTGGACTTTGTGGAGATGCTGCGAGCACGCGATGAAAAAAGGAGAATGAGACAAGTTGAGGTATTGAGACAgcagaaagaggaagaggagggcaATTCAAATCCAAGCAGTGAAGGAGAGGCCAGGGTGGTGCTTCTTGGGGAGTTGGACGTGGAGAAGGGCAGTGTGTTCAAGCCGCAACCACCAGCTAAACCATCTTCTTACAGTCTAACCAGCGGAGGCAACAGCAATGCCAGAACCAacagtacaaaaacaaaa cATGGAAATGGAGAGTCATCAAGCAGAGACCCTACACCAGAACCCAAACCAGCCTCAACCTCAGCTCGCAAGTTTGTCAG CTCTATGTCCATTTCTTTCGACAAGACTCCATCAGGTCGCACAACTCCTATGAGCCCTTGCTCTCCGTCAGCCCCCTTGTCCCCCCAGGATCCCTTTCCCTCACCTTGCCAGAGTACATCCTCTCATGGATCTCAAAGCCCTGTCCAGAATGGACACGCACAGGAG ACCAGTTCAAACGGCTCCTCCACCACTGGAGACTTTAAACAGGCGGCGGCCAAACCTGCCTTCGTCAGACAGAGCTCCAGGACCATATCTTTCAGG ATGATGAAAAAGAAGGAAGAGGAGAGCACGCCCCTCCAGAGGAG CGCAAGTGTCCGGATGGCCTCCAAGAagtttgaaacaaaaaca GACCAAAATGAAGATGAGGACAAAGGATCTTTACAGAGAAA CTCTAGGCACAGGATCTCATCCAGATCCATCAAGGAGAAGATGGAGCAGCTTGCTCAAGCAGCACAG AAATCTGAAGTGTCACGCTCACCGGATGTGACCCAGAGGACCCTGTTCCTGCTGGAAGAGGTCTCAAGGAAAAGAGGcctgtttgagaaggaccacaCGGCACAGAGTCCCACCAGCCCTGGAGTTTCCAGAAGt gaATTTAGGAGTTTCACATCGGGGATGTCAGATCGGATCAACACCTGGCTCAATAAGACCAACCAAGCAGGGTCTCCACTGAGTCTT GACCTGAGACATGTGGACATCAGCAGCAAGAGGAGCCTCTTTGAGAACACAGGGGAGGAAAGTTTCTCAAAAGTCAGCCCTGAAAAAACCCATAAGTGA